The following are encoded together in the Montipora capricornis isolate CH-2021 chromosome 5, ASM3666992v2, whole genome shotgun sequence genome:
- the LOC138049911 gene encoding uncharacterized protein — MASSTSSTSPSVGSGDTASSAFAGVSQEKTNGTRLARLLIDEGTPALGRFLLFSIHPETLEDVLKKNLPKIRKRVIFDDQWEKLFPSTGDPPNIKKFDITLLHLLIREFSNLPPRSGTGWHTLPAQSDASIEANIARIKYFRNELSHSPSTAITESEFEDKWNQISSALEGILVYIQRTKIQRLKNDPIDHDTYRIVEEHTKKWRRLQQQEQQQQNDEPSSCLPDEVPGVFGRAEEIEGAKQYIQSGTDAVVLITGGPGFGKTTLARETAHKLKENGHTVLFCSLLKKTTFLEAATEMIHSCGTIVGQLPENPEYWLKNWSKQIQSQVLFVLDNADSLLESEADRHLFLETLSAVRMLSKQNVAFVITSRKRVQLKSLSWKEVNLSPLPLDEAKKLLTSRVNRTGTQMEESSEVETIVELCGRVPLALSIVGSLLSDYTEEKIIKHLKKEPMTILEDGDESFQKAIMNSFDLLTKAEKDALVAASIFPGSFDCDAAEAVLKETLDSETLPIKTIRSLKNRSLVVDERAGSHRYQMHLLIRAFAKKIGETENPQVLLHSRELACAHFISRLEENTRLYWGKDTCKEAIESFTADRQNFEHFLKVFGNGLETQEIATSCKKFLGSLFQTFEYLEKCISPKVYIQILELLLSSKYFQAKSQPVHRVELLCLLGQEKRRLGDDTKYKDLMEEAHYLFSAREHEFETKVPSRVFYFHSRARFLSEANRLYDTEPKMLYDKALKICEKNLPDHPETAVNLLLAGRNAKRRKDNAEATEKFQRAYSLFKKRLGDHFMTAQCLKDFADFVFFAEKSDQGLDKALKYYGKAMRVMEKLGTHEQKESILTLKNYGSCHMKKGNFEEAKKQLLEAERVCERELENDHTWKVMVKTELGLLYHEMADKQENKASVKEKLLTKMEASMKEGLDMCYRLNNGQKSINHLGNKAFIRNVLTSYPERFPKDLYPTL, encoded by the coding sequence ATGGCATCATCAACAAGTTCTACTTCGCCGTCTGTTGGTAGTGGCGACACTGCATCATCGGCATTCGCTGGTGTATCACAGGAAAAAACCAATGGCACAAGGCTGGCTCGATTACTCATCGACGAAGGAACACCTGCTTTGGggcgatttcttttgttttccataCACCCCGAAACATTGGAGGATGTCCTAAAGAAAAACTTGCCGAAGATTCGGAAACGTGTCATTTTTGATGATCAATGGGAAAAGTTGTTTCCGAGTACTGGTGACCCGCCAAACATTAAGAAGTTTGACATTACTCTGTTGCATTTGTTGATTCGAGAATTTTCCAATTTACCACCGCGCAGTGGAACAGGATGGCACACGCTGCCTGCTCAGAGCGACGCAAGCATAGAGGCGAACATCGCCAGAATCAAATATTTCAGAAATGAGCTGTCCCATAGCCCTTCTACGGCCATTACAGAAAGTGAATTCGAAGACAAATGGAACCAAATATCTTCAGCTTTAGAGGGAATACTGGTTTATATCCAGCGAACAAAAATACAGCGCCTCAAAAATGATCCGATCGATCACGATACGTATCGAATAGTAGAGGAACACACAAAAAAATGGCGAAGATTGCAGCAGCAAGAGCAGCAGCAACAAAATGACGAGCCTAGCAGCTGTCTACCAGACGAAGTGCCGGGAGTGTTTGGTCGCGCTGAGGAAATAGAAGGAGCTAAGCAATACATTCAGAGTGGAACAGATGCCGTTGTGTTGATTACTGGTGGACCGGGCTTTGGAAAAACAACTCTGGCCAGGGAGACAGCccacaaattaaaagaaaatgggCATACTGTGTTATTTTGCAGTCTTCTAAAAAAGACAACATTCCTCGAAGCAGCCACTGAAATGATCCACTCATGTGGTACGATAGTCGGGCAGCTACCGGAGAATCCCGAATATTGGCTAAAAAACTGGAGCAAACAGATCCAAAGCCAAGTGCTATTTGTCCTCGATAATGCAGATAGCCTTCTAGAGTCGGAAGCAGACCGACATTTATTCCTAGAGACCCTGAGTGCCGTGAGAATGTTATCGAAGCAGAATGTAGCTTTCGTAATTACTTCCAGAAAAAGGGTCCAACTCAAGAGTCTTTCATGGAAAGAAGTAAATTTAAGCCCTCTACCACTCGACGAGGCCAAAAAGCTACTTACCTCGCGTGTCAACCGTACGGGGACCCAAATGGAAGAATCTTCCGAAGTGGAAACCATAGTCGAGCTTTGTGGCCGTGTCCCATTAGCACTCTCAATCGTCGGTTCACTTCTGTCAGACTACACTGAAGAGAAGATTATCAAACATCTTAAAAAGGAACCCATGACTATCCTGGAAGATGGCGATGAATCGTTCCAAAAAGCGATTATGAATTCTTTTGATCTTCTGACGAAAGCTGAGAAAGATGCTTTAGTAGCTGCGTCCATATTTCCTGGATCATTTGATTGCGATGCTGCCGAAGCCGTTTTGAAGGAAACCTTGGATTCTGAAACTCTACCGATTAAGACTATACGTTCCTTAAAGAACAGATCTCTTGTTGTCGATGAACGGGCAGGTTCCCATAGATATCAGATGCATCTTCTCATCCGCGCTTTTGCTAAGAAAATTGGTGAAACTGAAAATCCACAGGTTTTACTTCACAGCAGAGAATTAGCTTGTGCGCACTTCATTTCCCGTCTAGAAGAGAATACGCGTTTATATTGGGGAAAAGACACATGCAAAGAAGCCATCGAATCTTTCACTGCAGACAGGCAAAACTTCGAGCATTTCCTTAAAGTTTTCGGTAATGGTTTGGAGACCCAAGAGATCGCAACCTCGTGCAAAAAGTTCCTCGGTAGTCTTTTTCAAACGTTCGAGTATTTGGAAAAATGCATCTCACCGAAGGTTTACATCCAGATCTTGGAACTGCTACTTAGTAGCAAGTATTTTCAGGCCAAATCTCAGCCAGTGCATCGTGTGGAACTTTTGTGTCTGCTTGGTCAAGAGAAGAGAAGGCTTGGTGACGATACAAAATACAAAGATCTCATGGAAGAGGCACATTACCTCTTTTCAGCACGAGAGCACGAGTTCGAGACGAAGGTCCCTTCTCGTGTGTTCTACTTTCATAGCCGAGCTCGTTTTCTGTCAGAGGCGAACAGGCTTTACGATACTGAGCCCAAAATGTTGTACGATAAAGCACTGAAAATCTGCGAGAAGAATCTTCCTGACCATCCAGAAACCGCAGTCAACCTTTTACTTGCCGGAAGAAACGCTAAGCGGCGCAAGGACAACGCAGAAGCAACCGAAAAGTTTCAGCGGGCCTATTCTTTGTTCAAAAAACGTCTTGGAGATCATTTCATGACGGCTCAATGTTTAAAGGACTTTGCagactttgttttctttgcgGAAAAGAGTGACCAAGGGCTAGATAAAGCCTTGAAGTACTACGGAAAGGCCATGAGAGTTATGGAAAAGCTAGGAACACACGAACAAAAGGAGAGCATCTTAACTCTAAAAAATTATGGAAGTTGTCACATGAAAAAAGGCAACTTTGAAGAAGCAAAGAAACAGCTTTTAGAGGCAGAACGCGTTTGCGAGAGAGAGCTAGAGAACGATCACACATGGAAAGTTATGGTCAAGACGGAACTGGGTCTCCTCTATCATGAAATGGCggacaaacaagaaaacaaggcatctgtgaaagaaaaattattaaccAAAATGGAGGCATCAATGAAGGAAGGACTAGATATGTGCTACAGACTCAACAATGGCCAGAAAAGCATCAACCATTTGGGCAACAAGGCATTTATCCGGAACGTTCTAACCTCGTACCCAGAAAGATTTCCCAAGGACTTATACCCTACCTTATAA